In Actinomycetes bacterium, the DNA window ACGTTGCCGAACTCAGTATTCATCGCCACACAGGCGGCTACCATCGACGCCTACGCCACGACGCTAGCTGAGGTCGCTCGGCTCCCAAAGTTGTGTCATCACCATGACCCGGCAAAACTCGAGTCTCATCAGGAAGCCTTCGAAAAAGTCGTGCCTCGACATCATCTATCAACTGATCAAAATCTTTCCCACCACTGGTTTTTCCGACACCACCCGGAAATAGTGAATCACCTGTGATCACGATTGGCGGCTCCTCGCCTTCGCTATACAACAGTGCAACGCCAGCTTCGGTATGTCCGCGCAGTTCAATGACCTCCACTCTGCTTGCGCCAAAATTGATGTACTCACCATGCGCAACAATCCGTGTCGGTCGAGGATAAATCTTTACAGCATCGGCTGAGGACGCCATAGTGTCGACCTCAGTGGCGTCGATCACCGATCCCAACGCTGCGAAGTGGTCGGGATGAGCATGGGTCGTGATGACACCGACGAGGGCAGCAAGATCTACCTCGCCAAGAATGCGCTCAGGCTCGGCAGCGGCATCAATGAGCAGTTGCTGTCCGGTCTGACGATCCCGGAAAACATAAACGTTGTTGTCTAAGGGACCTACTGACATTTTCGTCAGTACGACATGATCCAACTCAAGTGCGGCAACTGGTCCGCCTGGATACACGTGACCGGTGTACGACATCGTTCTCCTCAACGTAAGCAGGATTATTTAGGATTTCAGTATTCCCGCGGCGGGGCTGGTCTCATCTGATGACGCAGCTCATCCACGACATCGTCGTTACAGAAATGGCAAGCAGGCTTGTTGGGGGTGGAGTTGACGGTGCGCGAACTTGACGTGAAGGCGACAATTGGGCCAAGGACTAGGTGTTTTACGCACTCTCCACCCTCCACCTTCAATCTGACGAAGAACCGTGTTTCGCGTTGTTTCGACGCCGACGGGTTAACCCACACCAGCCGGTCAACGCGCCAGAATGGGAAAATTAGGCCACTTAGCGCCCACATGCGAGGCGCCAAAATCTTCTGAGTCTCGAACGCGGACTAGAAAGCCGATCAGTCCTCACTGATTGCAACAGGAACCCCAACCTCGCTACCGTAACCAAAAGGTCCACCTAAATCTGCCGTCGATCCGTATCCTGCCTAGGATGCAACACCAGATTTCATGAAAGGTACGAATGTCCAGCTCGGACCGAACCGTAACCGACCAAGAAGACGCCAAAGAGTCAGCAGTCTGGAGCGGATTTCTGAAGCCGGTCTTTATCCCTGCTTCGCTCATCATCTTCGCCATGATTGCCCTTTCGGCTCTCGCCGCCAGCGATAGCGAGGGCATCTTCGGAACGCTCAACACTTGGATCACGGAAGGCGTCGGATGGTGGTACATCCTTATCGTCACCGTCTTTGTGGTCTTTGCGTTCTACTGTGGCTTCAGCTCAATAGGCAAAATTCGACTGGGCCAGGACAACGAGAAACCTGAATTCAGCACGATCGCCTGGTTTGCCATGCTGTTCAGCGCGGGCATGGGGATCGGGCTGGTGTTCTGGGGCGTCGCAGAACCGTTGAGTCACATGGTCAGTCCACCAAGCATCGATGGGCAACAGGCCGAAGGCATCGCCGCTGCCAACGACGCCATGAACCTCACCATGTTCCACTGGGGGCTGCACGCCTGGGCAATCTATGTGGTCGTGGGTCTTGGGCTGGCCTTCATGACCTACCGGCGCGGTCGGCCGCTGTCGATTCGTTGGCTTTTGGAACCGTTACTGGGTCGCGCCCGGGTCGAGGGCCCCATCGGTCACGCAATCGACGCTATGGCCATCGTCGGAACCCTCTTCGGCATTGCCACGTCCCTGGGGCTCGGGATTCAGCAAATCATTGGCGGTCTGACCAGCCTCGGCTGGGTGGAAGGGTCAAGCACCGGCCTCATCATCGCCATGATTGCTGTCATCACCGGTATCGCCACCTTGTCGGTGGCCAGTGGTGTGGATAAGGGACTTAAATGGCTCTCGAATATCAACATGGGTCTAGCCGCCGCATTGTTGCTTTTTGTTCTGCTCGCCGGTCCCACTCTGCTGCTGCTGCAGTCTTGGGTTGACAACTTGGGCGGCTACATCGCCTTCCTCCCGGAGAATTCGTTGCGGATGGCGCCGCTAGATGGCCTTGAGCCCATTAACGACACCTGGCTCAACAGTTGGACCATCTTCTACTGGGGTTGGTGGATGAGTTGGGCCCCGTTTGTGGGCATGTTCATCGCCCGTATTTCGCGGGGGCGCACCATCCGGCAATTCGTGTTTGGCGTCCTGCTCGCCCCGACAATCGTGGCGTCGATTTGGTTCACCGTCTTTGGCGAGTCCGCCATCATTAGGCAACTGACTATCGGGGACCTAGTGGGACCCGACGGGACCGTGGACACCAACTTATCCTTATTCCTGCTCCTGGAAACCATCCCACTGACCACGCTGACGTCGGTCTTGGCAGTCCTCGTCATCAGCCTGTTCTTCATCACGTCTTCAGACTCTGGTTCGTTGGTGATTGACATACTGGCGCACGGCGGCAAGACGAATACGCCGCGACTGACCAGGATCTACTGGGCCTTGCTCGAGGGTATTGCCGCCGGCGTTCTGCTGATTGCGGGTGGAAGCGCAGCATTGATTGCGCTACAAACCGCATCAATCCTGACTGCGGTTCCGATTTCCATCATCATGGCACTTGCAATGATTTCCCTGTTGCGTGCATTCAAGTACGAACTCGCCATACGCACGGACTTCGTGCGTATCGTGGGCGGTCCCCAACAGGTCAGCCAACCGGTTGCCGAAGCACCCGATGACCAGGCCAGTAAGACAGTCGCGCCGGAGTCCGGGGCGACGGAGACCGAACTAGTTGTCGCAATCGCTGATCTGCCGGCTAGCGTGGTGGACCTACACCGCACCACCGGAAACCTGGCCTTTACCGAAGACCCCACCCCCAGTGATCCCTTGAATCATGAAGTCTTCGACACACAGGAGTACGCGGAGTCAGCTGAAGGCGCCGCCGCACTACAGGATGCCGCGGACCTCGCCGCGCTCACTGAGCAAGAGAAGGAGTAACTGAAGTCCTCTCGGGGCAGGAACCGTCACTCGCTACCGCTCGCTCCTCGGAAAATCCTCAGCCAATTCACGCAAAAAAATAAGGCCCCCGAAGGGACCTCATTTTCTTGAGTAGCGGGGGCAGGATTTGAACCTGCGACCTCTGGGTTATGAGCCCAGCGAGCTACCGAACTGCTCCACCCCGCGGCATTCGCGATTGCGACCGCCTCAGGGTAGCAGCCAAGAGGCTTTCGGCCCAACTCGCTCGATCGTTACCTACCTCGCCCAAGGGCGTAGCACCCTCAAGCGGTGGTGCGAAGCAAATCATGTGGCGCATTCCCCCGAAGCAAGTCCTCGCCGATTAGGAGAAGATCGCCCAGATTTCCGTTCCTGCCAACGCAAGAGTGGTCAGCAGAATCACACCTTGATAGGCACCGAACGGGGTCTCGGACCACGCCTGACCAGAAACAGTTGCCGCTTCTTCTGCCGTTTGATCCTTGGACAAGTCCGCGAACGCCTTCATCCGGTCCGACGTCCACAGGAAGCCGATCAGATTGAAGCTCAGCACACCTGCCAACATCATGTACTTCACGGGCGTCTCGGACAGATCACCGAAGACGATGATCGCCAGCAGAATCGCATTCGTACTCGCATTGAACATCGCTGCGGCTATGAAGCCAGCGTTAGTAGTTGGGGAGTTCCG includes these proteins:
- a CDS encoding BCCT family transporter, with product MSSSDRTVTDQEDAKESAVWSGFLKPVFIPASLIIFAMIALSALAASDSEGIFGTLNTWITEGVGWWYILIVTVFVVFAFYCGFSSIGKIRLGQDNEKPEFSTIAWFAMLFSAGMGIGLVFWGVAEPLSHMVSPPSIDGQQAEGIAAANDAMNLTMFHWGLHAWAIYVVVGLGLAFMTYRRGRPLSIRWLLEPLLGRARVEGPIGHAIDAMAIVGTLFGIATSLGLGIQQIIGGLTSLGWVEGSSTGLIIAMIAVITGIATLSVASGVDKGLKWLSNINMGLAAALLLFVLLAGPTLLLLQSWVDNLGGYIAFLPENSLRMAPLDGLEPINDTWLNSWTIFYWGWWMSWAPFVGMFIARISRGRTIRQFVFGVLLAPTIVASIWFTVFGESAIIRQLTIGDLVGPDGTVDTNLSLFLLLETIPLTTLTSVLAVLVISLFFITSSDSGSLVIDILAHGGKTNTPRLTRIYWALLEGIAAGVLLIAGGSAALIALQTASILTAVPISIIMALAMISLLRAFKYELAIRTDFVRIVGGPQQVSQPVAEAPDDQASKTVAPESGATETELVVAIADLPASVVDLHRTTGNLAFTEDPTPSDPLNHEVFDTQEYAESAEGAAALQDAADLAALTEQEKE
- a CDS encoding MBL fold metallo-hydrolase, with protein sequence MSYTGHVYPGGPVAALELDHVVLTKMSVGPLDNNVYVFRDRQTGQQLLIDAAAEPERILGEVDLAALVGVITTHAHPDHFAALGSVIDATEVDTMASSADAVKIYPRPTRIVAHGEYINFGASRVEVIELRGHTEAGVALLYSEGEEPPIVITGDSLFPGGVGKTSGGKDFDQLIDDVEARLFRRLPDETRVLPGHGDDTTLGAERPQLASWRRRRW